The DNA region TGACTCCTGTGTTTGTGCAGAAGGGAAAGGATGTGCTTCTGAATGTCACGACAGATGTTCTTAAGCGTATTACTTTTGTTTCGTGGAACTTCAATAAAAAGGTTTTAGTAATATTTGTACCTGGTACAAATTCATCAGTCTCTGATGGTTACACTGGAAGGATTGAGTTTTCTGAGATAAAATACTCTGTGAAACTGAAGAATCTACAAAAGGCAGACAGTGGAGTTTATACTGCACGGGTGTTTGGGGCTGAAGAACAAACAACTGAATACAATGTCACAGTTCAAGGTAGGTTTGTTAACATTTCAGACCCTGATAGAGAGAATCTGCTGCCATGTTtctaaaacatttcacacaaacGTTCCCTCCTCAGATCCAGTGTCTCCAGCTGGACTGACAGTGGACTCTGTGTCCAACAGCTCGGACTCCTGTAACCTCACTGTGACCTGCAGTGCACAGGACTCTCACATTAGCAGCACTTTTACATGTGACCACCAAACCTGCAGTCAGGAGGGAGGAGAGCGATCAGAGGTCACAACCTCTGGTGCTTCTCTCCATGTCTACCTGATGAATGACTCAATCATCTGTAACCATAGCAACCAGGTCAGCTGGACCAATAACATGACAAAGATTCAGCATTTCTGCCCCCAACATGCTGGTAAgactgacagacaaaacaacttGCTGATAATAATGCACAGTTTCGAGTTAAACTTAAACTTAGAGCACATaagcatttcttttttaaagaaaactttTATATGTCCAAGTTCTGAACACGACTAAACCACCCTGTCGGGCTGCAGGGGAAATACAAACTAATCTAGAGAGtacagaaatgttattttaaggAACATTAAATgagaataataattaaataaatgagttAAATGGCAACCTAACCCATTTCTTTGTGCAGTTTTACTGTTTGTCATAGAATGTGCCATTTGTCTCTATTACTATATTATTAAATACAGAACATATAGGACCGCCCTTGAACGTGGTTGTTTGAATTAGCACAAAAATACCTGTTAAACTGAAGagctaaataaacaatgaatcaacATAAAACTATCATCATGCTGTTTTACAATGCATGGTGCATATGGGCAGTCTGTGAAACTCAACTGCACTTTGCAGTGCATGTATTCTGAAATGCAGGAATTAAAATACTTGACTAAActgcaaaatacacaaaatgctATCTAAATACAGTAACAGGATTAAGTGATTTGTTACTTCCACTCCTGTTGTCCTGTAGTGTCACAGTCTGGATCTGCTGTGTCAGTTTTGTAAACAACCTGTTTTGTTGTGTTCCAGGTTCAGAGAGTCTCTCTGCTGGTATCTCTCTGTGCCTGGTGAAGACAGTCATGTTCTCTGTCGGTCTGATCATCATGGTGTCCGCCGTCATCAGTGTTCACATCATGGAGAAGCTCAAgaagcaaaaataaacaaatagttCTCTACTGAGCAATCTTACATATATCGCTCTCTTTAGTTAAAGGTGTCCTATGGAGGTTTTGACCAGTAATAGCactatattttttatgattgagtctctgttttgtttgtattgtgcatgctCGAGCCCCCAGGGGCGACATGGTACACATTCCTGCTGCTGATTTCATGCTATTCCACTGATCGACAGTTGGTGGCTGTAACACAccaagaaatgtagcaatgcaCCAATTTTTTCAATTTATTCTTGATTATTCATTGATAATACCCAATCATCCCTGTGCTCCCTTTGTAAATAAGATGACTGtgtaagaaaatgtttttggagGATGTTatcttgaaaaacaacaaaaaagaaacctcTATTTTTTATGATcaagacaaaaaacatacaataaatagCCTTGATCAACACACTATATGTAACACTGCATGTGGTCCAATTTTTGGACACTTATTAAAGCTATATACTATCTTATATTGCTGGTGATTTTGTGAATTAATAGAAACCTAATGATCATGTGTCACTGACGTTTTTTCCCTTCTGGTATATTGTGAGTTTTTCAGTAAGGAATCGATCAGTACTATTGTTATAAGAAACACACCTGATACTCTGAATGTacaacaaaatgtgaatatttaatgGCTCAATGAACAACATTCATGAAATGAACTTAAAGGAATAATACACTGAAAATCTGTCTTTTGAGCATTGAATACTTGAAAGACAGAAATTAATTAAAGTCTTTAGaaacaatacaattttaattCTGTTCAGATGGCCCAGTCTTCTTTATCTTAAACaataacatataaaataaaacaaaatataacagtaCCGTTGAAGCCATTTCTATGGaagtaataatattttgagtttattttgtaaatctgaGAAAAACCTGTGTTGCAAATGAAATGTAGAAATTGGAATGTAAACAGTTAGCCAGTGATCTAGTATAATgcaatttgattggctgttagaTTTAGTATGAAAGAAATAGAACCCTGCGAAACAGTCAGAAGCCACTGGACTCTGGAGCAACACAGTCTTTTGACCTACACGGAACTGCACAATTAATTTGTAAGAAAAGTAAAGAtcctgagtttttattttttatgttttgagatTCATAATTAAACAGTCAAACGTTAGCTTGTTGCACTCACAAGGACAATAGAAGAATCCTGCAGCATGTAGTTTCAAATCACACTAATGATGTGAGGCCCTGAACGTCACATTTCCATACTGTAAATCGTTGTTCATAGAAGAAGAAGGCATCATTCTGTCCATCATCCTCAGCACCGTATTCAGAGTCTTGCAATTGCTGCATCGTATTTATTCTTCTGAAGCTTTTAGATCGTGCTGGGAGCTGCATTTCAAAGGCGGTCACTGCAGTACGGTTCCTGTGTGTGATATAATGGTTACAGATCTTCTGCATTTTTACTGTAATGAAATGCAAACTTCTGGACAGGTGAAAATGTGAGATAAAGCTTCAGCTCCAGGTACCCAAGCTGAGGATTCCTCCCTGGCTCGGTATTCTTCCATAGGCCCCTTAATTCTGTCCTCTTTCCACTGATTAAGATTCAACCAACTCCTGCCGTTATGCTTTCTCTTGATGGTGGGTCattcctccttttttctgtaGCATTAGATCTATATGTAATATGATTCAGCACAATATCTTAAAATACAAAGCATACAGGCCTAAAAAATCATCCACACTTGCTCAACTTTAGTgcctgcatttttatttatgccACACTATAATTAAACTAGAAATTGCTGCCAGCGCAGTATGTGGAACACAATTCCTGATGCGTTGTTTCAGGACCTGGCAGGCTTTTCGACCTGAGCATACAGGCTCTCTGGCAGAGTCTTGCCTCTCGTCTCAGTGGATCCCATGGATCCAGTGGGATGCCCTACCAAGCAGTAGGTGGAGTTTGGAGAAACATATGAAGGATCATTTGTTGGACTCTGATCCAGAGGTCGGTCTGTAGTTACctggaaaataaatcacatacaACATTTTTAGCAAAGGTCGTttgctatttttactttacacttctaATGGTGCTATTATACTGTGTTAACGTGTGAAGTAATCTCACTACAATTAACAGAAGCTCATATATATCCTTGAAAAACTACAAACTTCTGTATCATAGACTACAAAAGTGATGGCCCTGTTATTCATAACATTACActgaatttgtatttgtatctaATATTCATGTAAAATGGTGGTAAAACACATTTGTAGGTGTTTTTCATCAAGAGCAGAGTGAGGTGTTGGACATGGTTTGACTGTGTCTAAAAAAAATGCCCTAGTTGAGTTCAAATGAATCTCTTGGTCATGAGAGCACAACACACTGCAGCTTAAACACAAGCACATAAAGAAAGCACTCTGACAGCACAAACAGTACATTACATTTAGagaaagatgctgcaaattaagtttttctccttctcttgaTTTGTTAAGACATGAAAATGAAGATGTCTGGTTCTCTTACTGCACTTAGTTTTCACACAACTATCACATCGAAACCATGGTctgcaaaaacatttaacacaagTACAGGCACTGAGTGCAGATTTCACCTGAGCTCACAATATTCTCAATATTCACTGTGTAAGAATATGTACTAAACAGTTTTAGTACAGGAAGTACTAAACATTTGGCTCAGTATGAAGTCACATGTAGCTTAGGTTATCTGGTGTGTGtcaaaaagcaaaagcaaaggGAGAAGAAAATGCGTTGCCTAATGTAAATGACATTGttgtaatgttttctttttagcacCAGTATGTGATTTCAATAATTGTATGAAGAGTTATGAGAACACAACACCATTtggaacattttctgttttgcacaaacagttttggtgtttgtgtcactttttcttaaaaaatgttgcttttgtttctaacaatgtatcaaaatgataaaaaaaatactataataaAACACTGGCAAACAACAGAATCGCAGCATAAAGAAACACACTGTAGTTTGACAGGACTAATTACCTCGGCAGCAGGTTTAAATATAGACGAAGCGTGGTGCATCTGGGAATGCATCAGTTTCATCGTGTCCAAAGCATTAAGTTTGAGCACAAGCAAGCAGCACAAACCGTAATGTGTGCTGGTGGCAGGTAGGAGCAAGCAGCAGGACCAGGAACAGCAGACTGATGCTGAAGTTGTTGTAGCGAAGAGTCACAGGTCATGTGCCGTAAATAGACCACCTTGTCAGGAAAATGTATAGTGATTGGTGTGCATAGGGATAGCCAATAGAAGTATGTGAGGCTCCCGTTTTTGAGttggaaaacatttctttattttccctgTTTTCTCAAATCTGGTCTTAATTGTTAAATTTCTCAATATCTGAAATTATGTTTGTCGGGAAATTTGGTAGAGCGATGTTAAAAATAACTTGACGCTTACCTGAGGaatgtcatatactgtattttcgatcttctctctttcatctgCAGGTCagtcataaaaaaatattcatgttgatttCATTTTAAGAGCTTTACCTTTCCTGCTACTTAACTGCATTCATTTACATAACTTGAGCTGCACCTACACTGAGTCCAGATTTTGGGTGTGTCTAAATTACTCCATCTTCACACAGTAGCACACTTTAAAGCCTCTATGTGTAGGATTTGATATTTTGTGATGTTGGCGACTCCTGGAGGTTTTATCAAAAAAAGGTGCTTTGGCAAAAAGCAATGCATGCAGATGCCCTTTCCTTCCCCCTGGGATCAGGCCTGGGGATACTAAGAAAGAATGGGCTAAAGCACAAAGACCGCACCAATTTAGAGATTGTCTCGTTTTTCTACAATGAAAACTCCATTCTGGTAATAGAATAATTTGACTGATGCAATAATCACATAAACAAATCTACATACATATAGTGGCTCTAAGTTACACAGAAGTTTGGCACAACAGCGCCTATACACAGTAGTGGATTCTCAtccatactgtatactgtatgaagATATTGTTGATTCTATAATTATTGTAATTACATTGCCTAATAACACAATTTATTGGTCTGGCAGATGATGAACTTTGCTAGAACGCTGAATTCCCATACACAGCAAAcaaatctgaatctgcagattttattttgttgttctATGTTAAAATGCACACCTGTActtacatttctttctctttcgaAAAAAATTGATGATAACAATGAGAAatatgatgaagatgatgatgatgatgatgatgatgatgggaaCAACAACCACAGAGACGATATTACTTCTGAGTTCTTGTTTATCAggatctgtaaaaaaaaaaaaaaaaaaaaaaaaaaaaaaaaaaaggaaaaaaagccaGATTAGAAACTTTTGCCTGGTTTAGGTCATGCAACATAACTGAGAGTGAGCTACTGTAGCTTCACATCCTGCCAGCTTGTGCTTTTGACAGACTGCAGTTTTAATTATTCACATTTCTTGGTAGCAGATCTGATCGGTAGTAAGAAATAATTCAATTTGTTCAATTAAACCCTAATGGGTGGAGCCAAACTGTCACAAATTAAAACTACCAACCTTCTGAAAGTAACTGAATATGCAACTTTAAATACCACCTGCCTCCTAGTTTTACAAGGCCTCCCTGGTGGAGGAACTAATAGCTAGTTCTGCCAgtcaaaatatacagaaaatattAGAGCCAAACAGAAAATTCCACTGACCATTTTCTAGTTTAGCTTTATAACCTACCAAACACTAACAATTCATGCTAGTCGATAGATAAGGctcataatttttcttttttaccagTTTTTAGTGTAATATGTGTcgatttttaacatttttaaaaatcaatttaaactgattttaactGGATTTTATATCCCTTTGCCATACACAAGTTGTTGTGTTTCCTGTCCAAGAAAACGCGTAACAGTTTACAGCAAAAGGGCTCATCTTGAGATGAGGACAAAAACATGTTTCGCAGTTCAAATGGTGCTTTTAAAATGCCAAACCCACGATGGTTGAACTCAGTTAATGAGGTCATTTCTGCCACAAGAGCAATTTCTTCCTTGAGCAATGCTAAAATCCTAAAGCCTACCCACCACTGAACAACagtgaaaaatacatgtatCTTAACCGTATTTGTAACAAACCCAAACTATTTATCTATTCAATGTTTACGATTCAAACTGTGTATTATTGTCAGTTGGTTGTTTTGGCTTTCAGTCTTACCAGCGTGTTGGGGACAGAAATGCTGAATCTTTGTCATGTTATTGGTCCAGCTGACCTGGTTGCTATGGTTACAGTTGATTGAGTCATTCACCAGGTAGACATGGAGAGAAGCACCCGAGGTTGTGACCTCTGATTGCACTCCTCCCTCCTGACTGCAGGTTTGGTGGTCACATGTAAAAGTGCTGTTAATGTGAGAGTCCTGTGCACTGCAGGTCACAGTGAGGTTACAGGAGTCCGAGCTGCTGGACACAGAGTCCACTGTCAGTCCAGCTGGAGACACTGGATCTGAGGAGGGAACgtttgtgtgaaatgttttagaAACATGGCAGCAGATTCTCTCTATCAGTGTCTGAAATGTTAACAAACCTACCTTGAACTGTGACGTTGTATTCAGTTGTTTGTTCTTCAGCCCCAAACACCCGTGCAGTATAAACTCCACTGTCTGCCTTTTGTAGATTCTTCAGTTTCACAGAGAAATTTTTCTCAGAAAACTCAATCCTTCCAGTGTAACCATCAGAGACTGATGAATTTGTACCAGGTACAAATGATACtaaaatctttttattaaaGTTCCACGAAACAAAAGTAATACGCTTAAGAACATCTGTCGTGACATTCAGAAGCACATCCTTTCCCTTCTGCACAAACACAGGAGTCACAGCACTGGACCCTGTAAAAACAGCAGACACATAATACAataaacatcacacacacagtggttatTTGGTCAATACTGAACGTTACTCCATTCCTACAATATTTCTAACACGTTGgatcatcagttcaaaattatGAAGTACCTTCAGCTTATCATGGTTTATCAAGCGTtggaaaatgtctttaaaaatgcCTTGAATCGGCTTTGTCTCGGGACACAGCTTGCCCCAGGATAGAGGATTTTAACAGGTGAAATTAAGCCATATGAGAGTAAGATGTTACTcaaagtctttatttttcaCCTCGTCCTCTCTTTCCCCCCTCTTACCCACACTATTGTTCACCAGCTTTGACCCCCGGCTCCATCTGTTCATGTGTCAAAGTGGCCTTGAGCAAAAACCCTATATTGCTGTCAACAAGTGTTTATACGAGGGGAAAATGTAAGGTGCTTGCTCTGCCAAAGTAATggaatttaacaaaacaaaaacaacaacaaaacattttacattctaTTAATATGTTTACTTTGATATACTGGTAACATGtaatttctctatttttttaaaacaataatgatACAGAAGAACTTGCCTCAACACAAtgttcatgtgtttattatCAGGACCACTAATCACTTGGGCATGTGCCTGGTTTTAGGTTTCTTTCAACTATGACCAttatctttccctaaccttagcAAAGCAGTTTTAGTCACCTAAACTTTACCAAACCCAAAACATAGAGGTGCAGCTAAGAAAATGCTGATATGAGTTGCTTTTGTTGCTGTCACGTGGGTTGTCTTTAAAGGCACTGACAGACTTTATATTTTGGCGTTTAGGTAAAATGAGTATATAGTGTGCATAGCATACATCTGTGTGTTCGGAAAAGTCAGTTATTCAAAATAACTACAGAATAACACAGTTTGTCACAGTTAATGAAATAATGCCGATTAAAATGCATTGAGCAAACAAAGGAAGTGAGCTCCGACCCGTCCTCACCAGGAAAATGGCCGTATAGGTTGATTGTTAAAGCAACTTATTATGACgcatatttacgtttattgttaggcagtgacctctagtggccgtagtaattgTGACGGGAGCAAAGAAAGAAGTCAGGTGACTtctataaagagcgacaaagtctgcGTCAGGAGGTGGTTGGAgtgatggatgggtcaaacaaataCAGGACTTTCATCCAGGACCGtggttcgtgtcccgtgtgaaaacAAGTTAtcgttgacttatttaaagttttaagttaaataacgtTATGTAGCTGACCTACGTCACGTGAGTTAAGTCATCTTACTTATACAagttatttgaacccaaaccacgatcttttcctaaacctaaccaaactgcgaccgctTCACAATATTAATCATGTGTTTAACATCACGTACTTGAGCTGTACGCCTGTCGCTGGTACTTTCCAACGGTAagtcgttttgggagtcattaACTAGTTGAACATTTACTTCAATTAAATAACTGCCTGAATTAAGGAGTTTTCTAGCTTACTACCAGATGTAATCCATCCCAGcgtgttattttatatatatatatatatatatatatatatatatatatatatatatatatatatatatatacacatatatgtataaaaataacACGCTGGGATGGATTACATCTGCAAGTAAGCTagaaaactatatatatatatttcattacatacagtacagtatgtacagtatgtagtttAATCTGCTTGGTAtattgtttaaatcatttttattttaaggaaCTGTGCCAAGCTTCGGAggagggatagtaacacaaagTTTTAGCTAACTCAGACtgttaaagttattattattaatattatgttACTGTTATTACAATGCTGTGTTTTAGAGCTATGAGACAAGTAATTTGAC from Siniperca chuatsi isolate FFG_IHB_CAS linkage group LG13, ASM2008510v1, whole genome shotgun sequence includes:
- the LOC122887501 gene encoding CD48 antigen isoform X1, which codes for MSVFVILGLLVCIEAQASSAVTPVFVQKGKDVLLNVTTDVLKRITFVSWNFNKKVLVIFVPGTNSSVSDGYTGRIEFSEIKYSVKLKNLQKADSGVYTARVFGAEEQTTEYNVTVQDPVSPAGLTVDSVSNSSDSCNLTVTCSAQDSHISSTFTCDHQTCSQEGGERSEVTTSGASLHVYLMNDSIICNHSNQVSWTNNMTKIQHFCPQHAGSESLSAGISLCLVKTVMFSVGLIIMVSAVISVHIMEKLKKQK
- the LOC122887501 gene encoding uncharacterized protein LOC122887501 isoform X2, with the protein product MSVFVILGLLVCIEAQDPVSPAGLTVDSVSNSSDSCNLTVTCSAQDSHISSTFTCDHQTCSQEGGERSEVTTSGASLHVYLMNDSIICNHSNQVSWTNNMTKIQHFCPQHAGSESLSAGISLCLVKTVMFSVGLIIMVSAVISVHIMEKLKKQK
- the LOC122887492 gene encoding CD48 antigen-like isoform X2: MGLNSFLAVVFLVCLCQMQGSSAVTPVFVQKGKDVLLNVTTDVLKRITFVSWNFNKKILVSFVPGTNSSVSDGYTGRIEFSEKNFSVKLKNLQKADSGVYTARVFGAEEQTTEYNVTVQDPVSPAGLTVDSVSSSSDSCNLTVTCSAQDSHINSTFTCDHQTCSQEGGVQSEVTTSGASLHVYLVNDSINCNHSNQVSWTNNMTKIQHFCPQHADPDKQELRSNIVSVVVVPIIIIIIIIIFIIFLIVIINFFRKRKKYEREKIENTVYDIPQVTTDRPLDQSPTNDPSYVSPNSTYCLVGHPTGSMGSTETRGKTLPESLYAQVEKPARS
- the LOC122887492 gene encoding SLAM family member 6-like isoform X1, which gives rise to MGLNSFLAVVFLVCLCQMQGSSAVTPVFVQKGKDVLLNVTTDVLKRITFVSWNFNKKILVSFVPGTNSSVSDGYTGRIEFSEKNFSVKLKNLQKADSGVYTARVFGAEEQTTEYNVTVQDPVSPAGLTVDSVSSSSDSCNLTVTCSAQDSHINSTFTCDHQTCSQEGGVQSEVTTSGASLHVYLVNDSINCNHSNQVSWTNNMTKIQHFCPQHADPDKQELRSNIVSVVVVPIIIIIIIIIFIIFLIVIINFFRKRKKYEREKIENTVYDIPQVVYLRHMTCDSSLQQLQHQSAVPGPAACSYLPPAHITVTTDRPLDQSPTNDPSYVSPNSTYCLVGHPTGSMGSTETRGKTLPESLYAQVEKPARS